The Plutella xylostella chromosome 9, ilPluXylo3.1, whole genome shotgun sequence genome has a segment encoding these proteins:
- the LOC105387388 gene encoding tyrosine kinase receptor Cad96Ca isoform X1 has translation MSVILVYVWISLAGCGTIAAQGPLGFSLPAIMHVDRNWYSLPTDPVGTVVATVYRERSGSQPVTFGLETSGPPAPYSIDPRSGVVTVNDTLLDKENRSYSLWVTASDGSIPQRTEVLATITDKTGNRVHVPRPPPFDIPLPPFNGLSPYPKTTQRTTKATELYTEDVPETTPPTTKSQPKTPDDAPRAVDNTTTEKADTVVTNDVPLTVIPLVAIGGLVVIVAAVILFVWKKNSGSKTKSKEDMSKEPNVLSISATDASLNMWERPRAYSNRYESWDNNHLQLSEETSINEKEEPADEWEFPRHRLRIFNIVGEGAFGQVWRANAIDIDGKKGESTVAVKTLKENASEKEKSDLLQELAVMKGLGAHPHVVRLLACCTEKEPTLVIMEFVSLGKLQQFLRDSRAERHYGNTHGGSKFLTSRDLTHFAFQVARGMEFLSSNGIIHRDLAARNILITEERTCKVADFGFARDVGGTHVYERKSDGRLPIRWMAPESLYDDIFSVKSDVWSFGVLLWEVVTLGSTPYPGLSAGDVMRKVRGGHRLEKPEHCRRELYNIMYYCWEAEPSARPDFEEVVALLERLLCTETDYIELERFPDHSYYNVQHLDGEKL, from the exons CGGCGCAAGGCCCCCTAGGCTTCAGCCTGCCAGCCATCATGCACGTGGACCGCAACTGGTACTCCCTGCCCACGGACCCGGTGGGCACGGTGGTGGCCACGGTATACCGCGAGCGCAGCGGCTCCCAGCCCGTCACCTTCGGGTTGGAGACGAGTGGTCCGCCGGCGCCGTACTCGATTGATCCGCGGTCTGGCGTGGTCACGGTCAATGATACGCTGCTGGATAAG GAAAACCGCTCGTATTCCCTGTGGGTGACGGCGTCAGATGGCTCCATCCCGCAACGCACAGAGGTGCTCGCCACCATTACTGACAAGACCGGCAATAGGGTGCACgtcccgcgcccgccgcccttCGACATCCCGCTACCACCGTTCAACGGACTCTCACCCTACCCCAAAACAACACAAAGAACAACCAAAGCAACAGAACTATACACCGAAGATGTACCTGAAACTACACCACCCACCACCAAAAGTCAGCCGAAGACTCCTGATGACGCTCCAAGAGCGGTGGACAATACGACCACGGAGAAAGCAGATACAGTAGTCACTAACGATGTCCCACTGACAGTGATACCACTCGTAGCTATAGGCGGCCTGGTGGTCATCGTTGCAGCTGTCATACTGTTCGTCTGGAAGAAGAATAGTGGCAGCAAAACTAAGAGCAAAGAAGATATG AGCAAAGAGCCGAATGTACTCTCGATATCAGCGACGGACGCATCGTTGAACATGTGGGAACGGCCGCGGGCCTACTCCAACCGCTACGAGTCCTGGGACAACAACCATCTGCAG TTATCAGAAGAGACTTCAATAAACGAGAAGGAGGAGCCGGCGGACGAGTGGGAGTTCCCGCGGCACCGGCTGCGGATATTCAACATCGTCGGCGAAGGCGCTTTCGGACAAGTGTGGCGCGCCAACGCCATTGATATCGACG GCAAGAAAGGAGAGAGCACAGTCGCCGTGAAGACTCTAAAAGAGAACGCGTCGGAAAAAGAGAAATCAGATCTACTGCAGGAGCTGGCGGTGATGAAGGGGCTCGGCGCGCACCCCCACGTCGTGCGCCTGCTCGCCTGCTGCACCGAAAAA GAGCCGACGCTGGTCATCATGGAGTTCGTCTCTCTCGGCAAGCTCCAACAGTTCCTCCGAGACTCCCGCGCCGAGCGTCACTACGGCAACACGCATGGGGGCAGCAAGTTCCTCACGTCCAGGGACCTCACGCACTTCGCCTTCCAGGTGGCTAGGGGGATGGAGTTCCTTAGCTCTAATGGG ATAATCCACCGTGACCTGGCAGCGAGGAACATTCTGATTACGGAGGAGCGCACGTGCAAGGTGGCGGATTTCGGCTTTGCCAGGGACGTCGGGGGAACCCATGTGTACGAGAGGAAGAGCGATGGCCGACTGCCTATCAG ATGGATGGCGCCCGAGTCCCTGTACGACGACATCTTCAGCGTGAAGTCAGACGTGTGGAGCTTCGGCGTGCTGCTGTGGGAGGTGGTGACGCTCGGCTCCACGCCCTACCCGGGCCTGTCTGCCGGCGACGTCATGAGGAAG GTCCGCGGCGGCCACCGGCTGGAAAAACCTGAGCACTGCCGCCGGGAGCTGTACAACATCATGTATTACTGCTGGGAGGCGGAACCCTCGGCTCGACCAGACTTCGAGGAGGTGGTGGCCCTGCTCGAGAGACTGCTGTGCACCGAGACGGACTACATAGAGCTGGAGCGGTTCCCCGACCACTCGTATTACAATGTGCAACATTTGGACGGCGAAAAGTTGTGA
- the LOC105387388 gene encoding tyrosine kinase receptor Cad96Ca isoform X2: protein MSVILVYVWISLAGCGTIAAQGPLGFSLPAIMHVDRNWYSLPTDPVGTVVATVYRERSGSQPVTFGLETSGPPAPYSIDPRSGVVTVNDTLLDKENRSYSLWVTASDGSIPQRTEVLATITDKTGNRVHVPRPPPFDIPLPPFNGLSPYPKTTQRTTKATELYTEDVPETTPPTTKSQPKTPDDAPRAVDNTTTEKADTVVTNDVPLTVIPLVAIGGLVVIVAAVILFVWKKNSGSKTKSKEDMSKEPNVLSISATDASLNMWERPRAYSNRYESWDNNHLQLSEETSINEKEEPADEWEFPRHRLRIFNIVGEGAFGQVWRANAIDIDGKKGESTVAVKTLKENASEKEKSDLLQELAVMKGLGAHPHVVRLLACCTEKEPTLVIMEFVSLGKLQQFLRDSRAERHYGNTHGGSKFLTSRDLTHFAFQVARGMEFLSSNGIIHRDLAARNILITEERTCKVADFGFARDVGGTHVYERKSDGRLPIRWMAPESLYDDIFSVKSDVWSFGVLLWEVVTLGSTPYPGLSAGDVMRKVRGGHRLEKPEHCRRELYNIMYYCWEAEPSARPDFEEVVALLERLLCTETDYIELERFPDHSYYNVQHLDGEKL from the exons CGGCGCAAGGCCCCCTAGGCTTCAGCCTGCCAGCCATCATGCACGTGGACCGCAACTGGTACTCCCTGCCCACGGACCCGGTGGGCACGGTGGTGGCCACGGTATACCGCGAGCGCAGCGGCTCCCAGCCCGTCACCTTCGGGTTGGAGACGAGTGGTCCGCCGGCGCCGTACTCGATTGATCCGCGGTCTGGCGTGGTCACGGTCAATGATACGCTGCTGGATAAG GAAAACCGCTCGTATTCCCTGTGGGTGACGGCGTCAGATGGCTCCATCCCGCAACGCACAGAGGTGCTCGCCACCATTACTGACAAGACCGGCAATAGGGTGCACgtcccgcgcccgccgcccttCGACATCCCGCTACCACCGTTCAACGGACTCTCACCCTACCCCAAAACAACACAAAGAACAACCAAAGCAACAGAACTATACACCGAAGATGTACCTGAAACTACACCACCCACCACCAAAAGTCAGCCGAAGACTCCTGATGACGCTCCAAGAGCGGTGGACAATACGACCACGGAGAAAGCAGATACAGTAGTCACTAACGATGTCCCACTGACAGTGATACCACTCGTAGCTATAGGCGGCCTGGTGGTCATCGTTGCAGCTGTCATACTGTTCGTCTGGAAGAAGAATAGTGGCAGCAAAACTAAGAGCAAAGAAGATATG AGCAAAGAGCCGAATGTACTCTCGATATCAGCGACGGACGCATCGTTGAACATGTGGGAACGGCCGCGGGCCTACTCCAACCGCTACGAGTCCTGGGACAACAACCATCTGCAG TTATCAGAAGAGACTTCAATAAACGAGAAGGAGGAGCCGGCGGACGAGTGGGAGTTCCCGCGGCACCGGCTGCGGATATTCAACATCGTCGGCGAAGGCGCTTTCGGACAAGTGTGGCGCGCCAACGCCATTGATATCGACG GCAAGAAAGGAGAGAGCACAGTCGCCG TGAAGACTCTAAAAGAGAATGCATCAGAGAAGGAGAAGTCGGACCTGCTGCAGGAGCTGGCGGTGATGAAGGGGCTCGGCGCGCACCCCCACGTCGTGCGCCTGCTCGCCTGCTGCACAGAGAAA GAGCCGACGCTGGTCATCATGGAGTTCGTCTCTCTCGGCAAGCTCCAACAGTTCCTCCGAGACTCCCGCGCCGAGCGTCACTACGGCAACACGCATGGGGGCAGCAAGTTCCTCACGTCCAGGGACCTCACGCACTTCGCCTTCCAGGTGGCTAGGGGGATGGAGTTCCTTAGCTCTAATGGG ATAATCCACCGTGACCTGGCAGCGAGGAACATTCTGATTACGGAGGAGCGCACGTGCAAGGTGGCGGATTTCGGCTTTGCCAGGGACGTCGGGGGAACCCATGTGTACGAGAGGAAGAGCGATGGCCGACTGCCTATCAG ATGGATGGCGCCCGAGTCCCTGTACGACGACATCTTCAGCGTGAAGTCAGACGTGTGGAGCTTCGGCGTGCTGCTGTGGGAGGTGGTGACGCTCGGCTCCACGCCCTACCCGGGCCTGTCTGCCGGCGACGTCATGAGGAAG GTCCGCGGCGGCCACCGGCTGGAAAAACCTGAGCACTGCCGCCGGGAGCTGTACAACATCATGTATTACTGCTGGGAGGCGGAACCCTCGGCTCGACCAGACTTCGAGGAGGTGGTGGCCCTGCTCGAGAGACTGCTGTGCACCGAGACGGACTACATAGAGCTGGAGCGGTTCCCCGACCACTCGTATTACAATGTGCAACATTTGGACGGCGAAAAGTTGTGA
- the LOC105387388 gene encoding tyrosine kinase receptor Cad96Ca isoform X3 translates to MSVILVYVWISLAGCGTIAAQGPLGFSLPAIMHVDRNWYSLPTDPVGTVVATVYRERSGSQPVTFGLETSGPPAPYAIDPRSGVVTVNDTLLDKENRSYSLWVTASDGSIPQRTEVLATITDKTGNRVHVPRPPPFDIPLPPFNGLSPYPKTTQRTTKATELYTEDVPETTPPTTKSQPKTPDDAPRAVDNTTTEKADTVVTNDVPLTVIPLVAIGGLVVIVAAVILFVWKKNSGSKTKSKEDMSKEPNVLSISATDASLNMWERPRAYSNRYESWDNNHLQLSEETSINEKEEPADEWEFPRHRLRIFNIVGEGAFGQVWRANAIDIDGKKGESTVAVKTLKENASEKEKSDLLQELAVMKGLGAHPHVVRLLACCTEKEPTLVIMEFVSLGKLQQFLRDSRAERHYGNTHGGSKFLTSRDLTHFAFQVARGMEFLSSNGIIHRDLAARNILITEERTCKVADFGFARDVGGTHVYERKSDGRLPIRWMAPESLYDDIFSVKSDVWSFGVLLWEVVTLGSTPYPGLSAGDVMRKVRGGHRLEKPEHCRRELYNIMYYCWEAEPSARPDFEEVVALLERLLCTETDYIELERFPDHSYYNVQHLDGEKL, encoded by the exons CGGCGCAAGGCCCCCTAGGCTTCAGCCTGCCAGCCATCATGCACGTGGACCGCAACTGGTACTCCCTGCCCACGGACCCGGTGGGCACGGTG GTGGCCACGGTGTACCGCGAGCGCAGCGGCTCCCAGCCCGTCACCTTCGGGTTGGAGACGAGTGGTCCGCCGGCGCCGTACGCGATTGATCCGCGGTCTGGCGTGGTCACGGTTAATGATACGCTGCTGGATAAA GAAAACCGCTCGTATTCCCTGTGGGTGACGGCGTCAGATGGCTCCATCCCGCAACGCACAGAGGTGCTCGCCACCATTACTGACAAGACCGGCAATAGGGTGCACgtcccgcgcccgccgcccttCGACATCCCGCTACCACCGTTCAACGGACTCTCACCCTACCCCAAAACAACACAAAGAACAACCAAAGCAACAGAACTATACACCGAAGATGTACCTGAAACTACACCACCCACCACCAAAAGTCAGCCGAAGACTCCTGATGACGCTCCAAGAGCGGTGGACAATACGACCACGGAGAAAGCAGATACAGTAGTCACTAACGATGTCCCACTGACAGTGATACCACTCGTAGCTATAGGCGGCCTGGTGGTCATCGTTGCAGCTGTCATACTGTTCGTCTGGAAGAAGAATAGTGGCAGCAAAACTAAGAGCAAAGAAGATATG AGCAAAGAGCCGAATGTACTCTCGATATCAGCGACGGACGCATCGTTGAACATGTGGGAACGGCCGCGGGCCTACTCCAACCGCTACGAGTCCTGGGACAACAACCATCTGCAG TTATCAGAAGAGACTTCAATAAACGAGAAGGAGGAGCCGGCGGACGAGTGGGAGTTCCCGCGGCACCGGCTGCGGATATTCAACATCGTCGGCGAAGGCGCTTTCGGACAAGTGTGGCGCGCCAACGCCATTGATATCGACG GCAAGAAAGGAGAGAGCACAGTCGCCG TGAAGACTCTAAAAGAGAATGCATCAGAGAAGGAGAAGTCGGACCTGCTGCAGGAGCTGGCGGTGATGAAGGGGCTCGGCGCGCACCCCCACGTCGTGCGCCTGCTCGCCTGCTGCACAGAGAAA GAGCCGACGCTGGTCATCATGGAGTTCGTCTCTCTCGGCAAGCTCCAACAGTTCCTCCGAGACTCCCGCGCCGAGCGTCACTACGGCAACACGCATGGGGGCAGCAAGTTCCTCACGTCCAGGGACCTCACGCACTTCGCCTTCCAGGTGGCTAGGGGGATGGAGTTCCTTAGCTCTAATGGG ATAATCCACCGTGACCTGGCAGCGAGGAACATTCTGATTACGGAGGAGCGCACGTGCAAGGTGGCGGATTTCGGCTTTGCCAGGGACGTCGGGGGAACCCATGTGTACGAGAGGAAGAGCGATGGCCGACTGCCTATCAG ATGGATGGCGCCCGAGTCCCTGTACGACGACATCTTCAGCGTGAAGTCAGACGTGTGGAGCTTCGGCGTGCTGCTGTGGGAGGTGGTGACGCTCGGCTCCACGCCCTACCCGGGCCTGTCTGCCGGCGACGTCATGAGGAAG GTCCGCGGCGGCCACCGGCTGGAAAAACCTGAGCACTGCCGCCGGGAGCTGTACAACATCATGTATTACTGCTGGGAGGCGGAACCCTCGGCTCGACCAGACTTCGAGGAGGTGGTGGCCCTGCTCGAGAGACTGCTGTGCACCGAGACGGACTACATAGAGCTGGAGCGGTTCCCCGACCACTCGTATTACAATGTGCAACATTTGGACGGCGAAAAGTTGTGA
- the LOC105387388 gene encoding tyrosine kinase receptor Cad96Ca isoform X4, which yields MSVILVYVWISLAGCGTIAAQGPLGFSLPAIMHVDRNWYSLPTDPVGTVVATVYRERSGSQPVTFGLETSGPPAPYSIDPRSGVVTVNDTLLDKENRSYSLWVTASDGSIPQRTEVLATITDKTGNRVHVPRPPPFDIPLPPFNGLSPYPKTTQRTTKATELYTEDVPETTPPTTKSQPKTPDDAPRAVDNTTTEKADTVVTNDVPLTVIPLVAIGGLVVIVAAVILFVWKKNSGSKTKSKEDMSKEPNVLSISATDASLNMWERPRAYSNRYESWDNNHLQLSEETSINEKEEPADEWEFPRHRLRIFNIVGEGAFGQVWRANAIDIDGKKGESTVAVKTLKENASEKEKSDLLQELAVMKGLGAHPHVVRLLACCTEKEPTLVIMEFVSLGKLQQFLRDSRAERHYGNTHGGSKFLTSRDLTHFAFQVARGMEFLSSNGIIHRDLAARNILITEERTCKVADFGFARDVGGTHVYERKSDGRLPIRWMAPESLYDDIFSVKSDVWSFGVLLWEVVTLGSTPYPGLSAGDVMRKVRGGHRLEKPEHCRRELYNIMYYCWEAEPSARPDFEEVVALLERLLCTETDYIELERFPDHSYYNVQHLDGEKL from the exons CGGCGCAAGGCCCCCTAGGCTTCAGCCTGCCAGCCATCATGCACGTGGACCGCAACTGGTACTCCCTGCCCACGGACCCGGTGGGCACGGTGGTGGCCACGGTATACCGCGAGCGCAGCGGCTCCCAGCCCGTCACCTTCGGGTTGGAGACGAGTGGTCCGCCGGCGCCGTACTCGATTGATCCGCGGTCTGGCGTGGTCACGGTCAATGATACGCTGCTGGATAAG GAAAACCGCTCGTATTCCCTGTGGGTGACGGCGTCAGATGGCTCCATCCCGCAACGCACAGAGGTGCTCGCCACCATTACTGACAAGACCGGCAATAGGGTGCACgtcccgcgcccgccgcccttCGACATCCCGCTACCACCGTTCAACGGACTCTCACCCTACCCCAAAACAACACAAAGAACAACCAAAGCAACAGAACTATACACCGAAGATGTACCTGAAACTACACCACCCACCACCAAAAGTCAGCCGAAGACTCCTGATGACGCTCCAAGAGCGGTGGACAATACGACCACGGAGAAAGCAGATACAGTAGTCACTAACGATGTCCCACTGACAGTGATACCACTCGTAGCTATAGGCGGCCTGGTGGTCATCGTTGCAGCTGTCATACTGTTCGTCTGGAAGAAGAATAGTGGCAGCAAAACTAAGAGCAAAGAAGATATG AGCAAAGAGCCGAATGTACTCTCGATATCAGCGACGGACGCATCGTTGAACATGTGGGAACGGCCGCGGGCCTACTCCAACCGCTACGAGTCCTGGGACAACAACCATCTGCAG TTATCAGAAGAGACTTCAATAAACGAGAAGGAGGAGCCGGCGGACGAGTGGGAGTTCCCGCGGCACCGGCTGCGGATATTCAACATCGTCGGCGAAGGCGCTTTCGGACAAGTGTGGCGCGCCAACGCCATTGATATCGACG GCAAGAAAGGAGAGAGCACAGTCGCCGTGAAGACTCTAAAAGAGAAC GCATCAGAGAAGGAGAAGTCGGACCTGCTGCAGGAGCTGGCGGTGATGAAGGGGCTCGGCGCGCACCCCCACGTCGTGCGCCTGCTCGCCTGCTGCACAGAGAAA GAGCCGACGCTGGTCATCATGGAGTTCGTCTCTCTCGGCAAGCTCCAACAGTTCCTCCGAGACTCCCGCGCCGAGCGTCACTACGGCAACACGCATGGGGGCAGCAAGTTCCTCACGTCCAGGGACCTCACGCACTTCGCCTTCCAGGTGGCTAGGGGGATGGAGTTCCTTAGCTCTAATGGG ATAATCCACCGTGACCTGGCAGCGAGGAACATTCTGATTACGGAGGAGCGCACGTGCAAGGTGGCGGATTTCGGCTTTGCCAGGGACGTCGGGGGAACCCATGTGTACGAGAGGAAGAGCGATGGCCGACTGCCTATCAG ATGGATGGCGCCCGAGTCCCTGTACGACGACATCTTCAGCGTGAAGTCAGACGTGTGGAGCTTCGGCGTGCTGCTGTGGGAGGTGGTGACGCTCGGCTCCACGCCCTACCCGGGCCTGTCTGCCGGCGACGTCATGAGGAAG GTCCGCGGCGGCCACCGGCTGGAAAAACCTGAGCACTGCCGCCGGGAGCTGTACAACATCATGTATTACTGCTGGGAGGCGGAACCCTCGGCTCGACCAGACTTCGAGGAGGTGGTGGCCCTGCTCGAGAGACTGCTGTGCACCGAGACGGACTACATAGAGCTGGAGCGGTTCCCCGACCACTCGTATTACAATGTGCAACATTTGGACGGCGAAAAGTTGTGA